The Setaria viridis chromosome 2, Setaria_viridis_v4.0, whole genome shotgun sequence DNA window CTGCTTGCTTCCACCGGCCTGCGTACCGCGCGCTGTGAACGGCCTGGAAACAAGTGAAGCGCTGCTCCGTCACCTGCGCACACAAACAGAAGGATACGAAGAACAGAGAACGAACAGCCAAGAACACAAAGAACGCCGGCCACACTTCAATCCAAAATTCCTTCCTCGATACTCCACGATTCGAAACGAAACATGAGACAAGGATACAATACCCCAAGAGCAAATAGATCCATGAGACAACTctcaaaaagctcaagtattcatTGCAAATCTTGAAGAAAATCAAAACCCTAACTGAAGAACACGATTTgggaaaattcaaaattcaagccggattcgtgagggatttgaagGGGGATCATATCAAAGATGTTCCCTAAGGTCCtagcaacatttcccttcaaccaaaCTCACGAGATTCGGGCTCAAACAAGATCaacgaaaattccccaaaaatagctccgaaaatagggaaaaagaaaaacgctcgggaatcaaagatttagcacaatttgagacaacaaacaacactaaatcacgagaacatcttccatacaagatgaggactagcctcctcccttcatccacccactaaagatgaagaaattaagagaaaagagtaatcactctctaatctccctctttcctctcactttaagcacatgactagcctctaagcaaatagataataagttgctaagcaaagaggtgctgaaataaccagccccccatccctatttatagtccaggacgaaagactatactacccctacagctacaactaagataactacccacgcaggggcattttggtccaagtttttatccgcgcatcggacggacacgccgccttcacgactttgcttcgcctcgacgcaagcttcgcgatgacgccacgtgccctccttctcgaagctccggccgcaccgggctcgcccccggttttgaggcccaaaccgggaaacctgcctgcgcggtggttttaaggcccaaaccacccaaaccgtccattgacgcgtgtccggcctccgccaagcctcccgcttgactcgaccgacgccatcTTCAACCTGTCATGCCCTCTCaccattccgtgcaccatgtggatcgccgtGACTTCGCCgagactcctcgggtccatcggtccaagcctactcgcgttcatccttcaccgcccttggtccatcggcatgaacctttcgcttgaccttcaccgcacgccgtcgaccgtcacgtcgcatcctacacctgcacatcacaagccaagagaaacatcaaaccaacacaacgttgtcaatcactcatcatccaagggtgaccaccattggtcctcagagGTTTGCTTTCAGATTTTACTTTTCAATCCACATGACAATTTCCCTTCATCTTCATCGGCTTTCGGCTATCACCAATCAGTCACTGCAATTACATTTTCGACAGCCACCTCACTTGAGAAATGGCAGGCCTTATTGCCATTGCCTGGTCACCATGCATGCAGCAGTACAGAACTCAAATTGTCATTGTTATTCTAGAGAGAATCACATCAGTGGGCCGCCTAGGTCAAGCCATTTTATCTTGAGCAGAGAAAAGTCAGAATACCATATGGATCAGTCTGAGATCTCGGTGGCATACCTTCGTTCCATCACACGTGGTGAACCCTGATCATCCAAGGCATTCGAGAAGCCTGATCATTTTGGCCTTTTGGGCTAACACACGCTGCACCAGCATGAGGAGTCGTCGTCACTGTTGgaaaatgaagaaaagaaagggacaTATCAATAACAATGCACCACTTAAAAAGTGTCAGTGAAGATGTTCTTATAGCAGTTTCTTCGATCCGCTAAAAATAGGTTTGGATAGTGAATAACATTTATCATATTCACATAATTATTCTGCTAAATAGAAGATTTACGAACGAATTTACCAGCCTCCTGAGCAAAAAGTTTTTTAACTAGTGAGGACACCTTGTCAGGCATTCAACAGGTGGATCTGATAAATCATGTTAAAAGATTAGCCATGGCTTCAAACTGTGAACTGCCAAACATGTAATATTTCAAATACAAAGCTCGTGATAACTCATCACATAAATGTGGCTCGCATTGTTCAGACAACGAAAAATTGAAAAGGATACCATGATTTCTATATAAAACAACAATCTACAAAGATCCTGCGCGAGTAGAAATGTCAAATGCACTCCTTCAGTTCACCAGCAATGATATGATAGGCATGGGACTCTTTAATAATGGAACAGAGACACAGAGTTTAACGTATTGTGATTCTGGATTTTGTACTGCAATATTCATTTCCGTGATTAAAATCGTACATGACAATGAAGTTCAATGCGAATCTTTTTAATTGGTAGATTGAAAGAGCATGACTGAAACAGCCCAGCAACACTACAGTAGACACCACAGCATCTTATAGGAAAATCTGGAGGCAACATAGCACGATAGGGTGGACATGTGTGATCTAATCATCACTGCAAAATTTTCACACAAACACATTGTGTGCAATATGCCACATTTGTTAGGTAGAAGCAATGAGCTAGATGGAGatgaaacaaacaaaacaagagTGTTCCTTCTTTTTCCCCTCAAATACAAGGGTTTTCAGTGTTCCTATTTCTACTCTCTAGTGAAGATATAAAAAGTAGTTCCAACGAAGGCTTCAAGCTAAGGCTCCAGAGGTATATTATAAGGCAACAAGTATTGCGAACGATAATGAACACACAAGTTCTGacccaaactttttttttctgagaggAACAATGGATGGGATGAGTATACCACTGATGCCGGCAGAAGCCGGTAATGAATGGAGAGAGGCCCCTTACAGAATATGTTGCCCTTAGGCTAGAGTTAGGGGGGGAGGGGATGTCGACCACACTCTTGTGTTTGGAGGGGAAGTGGCAAATCCACAGATGGCAGTCGCGTCTGCAGTTGGTGACGATTCGCCGCAGGGCTCGGGCTCTCGTTCATGAACACCACCTCGTTTCGGTGTTTCCACGtattaaaatttgaattttagatctgaaacttgtgtcaattatttgagcatcaagatgatatcaaataacaataaagtttgaactacaaagttgtagatctcgttgagatctacaatttacatataaagtttatcttcatccgagttcatatgaattagttatgatttccATCCAATTTCATAtgaatgaattagttatgattttttgaaagtgtactgCTCAGAAGAGGGAACTTACCGCCGGTTCAACTTACGGTAGCTTACTTCCGCCGTTTCAAATGGCGGTATAGGTAtatatttgcaattttttatccggccatatatttttgcaaaatactaaaataaaaaaaactcccGCACACTGAAGTGAAGGAAGCCGGAGCAGCAAAGCTGTCGCTACGCTTTTGGGCTGCAATGTTTTGTGGTGCTGCCTTTCAACTGGGCCAAGTCCAATAAGCACTAGCGCGTCAGCTTTCCATGATGATGGGCCAAGCCAGAGTTATCGGAGCCTCTTCGACTTCTTCGCCTGCGCCTGCCCGCGCACGAGCGGCGCGAGTTCGCGACGTCTTCAGGCTGGTTGACCGCTTCCCTCCGCACCGcccaacgcctcgggagcacgCACGCACGAACCGTTCCCAGGCTCCCAACCGACCTGCCCCCGTCCCGCGCGTGGTCGGCGAGCCGTCCGTACTCCGTGCCGATGGGGCACACGCCACCGCAGCCGCCCACCCAAGCTGGCGCCGGGAGCTCGGGACGGCCGGGGCGCCGGGCCAGTTCCCGCAGCGCCGCCCAGCCACAGCGTACGGAGCGTGGCGTGGCCTCCCgataataaaaaaagagaaagaaagaaagaaaaagtaaaaaaaaaaagtcctaGACCCCGCCGGCCGGTTCCGCTGTTTACGCTTGGGGCGCCGGCTGTCCGCGTCCGCACGTTCGTTCCACCACTTTACCCCCGTGTTCTTGCGGAGTGCTACGTGCTACTCGTGCGGACGCGACGTCACCTGCTCCCTGTTGCGTACTACGTGTTGCACGAGTCGAAATGATCACGGGAAGGAACCACAGCTCGCAAGATCAATCAATAATGCGATATGGTGTGTAAACGACGCTGTGTGGGCGTGCcgacttcttcttccttggaagCAACGGCCGACGGCTGGCCGCGCTTTGCCAACAGGGGCGGGCCACTTTGCGAACTGGCCTCGCTTTCGTTGCCCGTTCCTTTATTCGCAGCAGAACGGAGCGCATGGCAATTTTCTCCCTATAAGAAAATGTGTTTCATGTCCCACGACAACTTTTCTCAGTTTCTCACCCAATCGCCGATCGAAACCGTTACGTGTATGGCCGTGTATAGGCTACTTGACTCGTACTTGATCTGTCGAATAATGTCATTGAAAATACTAGCAATACGGTgtaattaaaataaaataaacagcGGATAAGACCATTGAGCTAGTGCCGTGATTTCGTCGGACAAGCAAACCCCAGGCGCACGAAACGGCCGCGGCCAAGACGTGACGTCAGCCGGTCACGCGCACCACACGGCAAACGGGCGAAGGGAGGAAGCGGCCTCCGCGGCCCACTTGGCGGCCGACAGCTGGCCACCCGGACCTCGTCCTACGTGGCGGGGTGGGGTGGGCCCCGCTCCATAATTCACGCCCCCGCGTGGGCCTCGCCAGCGTTCCTTCTCCTGTTAAAAGGCCGCGTGGGCATCGCCGATCACGCGCTGCTGATCAACGGagaaagagggggggggggggacgcgGACCTGGATGGAAgcgggcggaggccgaggcgccCACGGCCACGACCGGGAAGCCGCTGAGGGGGAGGACCCGCCGGCGATCTGCCGCGAGGTGCGCGTTCTCTGAGATCGAGCTGGGGATGGGAGCGGAGGACATGGAGAGGGAGATGATAGCTgaagtggaggaagaggaggaggtggcgtgcGAGTGCTGCGGCTTCACGGAGGAGTGCACGGCGCCGTACATCGCGGGGGTGCGGGCGCGGTACGGGGGCCGGTGGATCTGCGGCCTGTGCGGGGACGCGGTCGGCGAGGAGCTCGGCCGCGCGACCCCGCCCATCTCCCCCGCCGAGGCGCTGGACCGCCACGCCTGCGTCTGCCGCCGGggctcggcgccgccgtccccagCGGGGAGCCCCGACGACCTCATCGCCGCTCTGCGCCTGCTCCTGCGCCGCAGGCTGGGGTCCCCGCCgcacccgccggcgccgaggagggCGCGCTCCACTCCCAGCAGCCCGAGGCGCGACCCGCTCCCCACCATCGCGTCCTCCGTCGcggccgtcgccaccgccgggggcgccgggagCTCGCTGGCAAGAACGGGGAGCTGCTTCGCCGCCCTCGTCGAATGATAAAAGCTAAGAATGAAGAATTGAAGATGCTGAGAACCAAAAAAGTGAAAAACATCAAGGAATGGTAGTCTCTTGTAGCTCCCGTTTTTCATCGTCTTTTGCAACGCACTGTAATTTTCTGCCATGCTTTTTACCTTTCTCTAGCTACCCGCAGTTAGTAGAATCCAAGCTCAATAAACATGTGTATATATGGGGAAGAGCCACAAACTATGTGAGAAATGGAAGTAATTCCACGTTTTTCTCAGGTATGGATCAGTGAATGTACATTCCTGGGTTCTGAATGTTTTCTGCTTTCTTCTGTTTTTCGAACGGTATGATTTGTGTTTCTGCTTCCGCGCTTGTTGTGCTTCCGCTGAGCTCTGTTCTTGTAAAAATAAACATGCTCTGCACTCATGTAAATGACTAAATGTGATGTATCGATATGAAACACGATAATGCACTGTTTGCTTGTACGTGCAAGTCATGCCTTGTTTCCACTCTCGATTCAGAATGGTTTGTGATGGCAGGCCATTTCTGAGTCTTCGGACGGCTGGATGCATTTGGAGGAGCAAGCGATCAGTTCATCCCATTGGCTAGGCACGAGAGCACAGCGACATACGAGTAGTTTTTCGCCGCGCATGGTACACGCGGGCGAGCTCCTCTGACGTTGATGCCGCATCAATCGCCGTCCGTGCATCGCGCGTCTCGCTAGCTGCCTTGCGGCAGCCTCCATGTCCGTGCTGTCACCAATCCGTCCGTGTCCGTGCTGCAGTGCTCCATCCACTGCCATCTCGATCGTTCCTCCTGAAAAGATCTTCTAGTCAGTTTTTTTTCCCCGAGAGAGAAATCTTTTGGTTTAATTAGCGGCTAATCTGTCGGAATTAGCGGCGTTGCCGGAGGCCGAATGTTCGTGCTACGGAGTTGTCGACGTGTCGAGACGACTAGCATTTCATTAGGAAGACTTGGGGATCGTAATCGTGGTGTCCTGGCCTCCTGGGTCAGTCGTCGTGGGCGCCCATCTAAACCCTACTCGTAATCATAGTGTCATCCTCGTTACGAAAAGGCGCCGGATTCGTCGACATCCCGTCGTGTATTGCCGCGGATCCTTCCTTCTACACGTTTTGtagaatgaatgcatctctagcCATTCCTCGACCTCCATTACTGCTTCTGAGTCCGTGCAATCGTGGAGCTTACCATTAAAGCACCATGATTATTTTTTTGTCGCGTGATAAATTTGCGGTTAGACGAGAATCTTTTGCTCTAATCTTATCACTGCGGCGTGGTAACAGTGAAGGTACTGAAAGTGAGTTTGATGACCATGATTTAGTTCCCTACATATGGTGACATGCTTGGATGGATCCACATCAGCGTGGCCCCCCTAGATGATGTGGACTGAGAATCCATAACAACCAGAACAAGAGGGACGGAATAGTCCATGGCGGCGAATATTTGCCATCTTTCCTTTTTACCGAATCATGATCTGAATGGCAATACAATGATACGGGCAAGTCACTATACAAttcgagaaaaagaaaatgctcGAGCATCTCGACCATAATAAGTTTATAACGCATGCCACAAACCAATTAAGCTAATTTCATTTGACTCGGTGCATTGGGATTATTTGCTCTCGCTTTTGCAACATTTGGGATTTCCAACCAGATGGCGTGAGATGACAGCTTCCCTGCTGAGAACATCATGTTCACGTGTCCTGCTAAATGGAGTTCCTAACCAGCCAATCCGTCATGGGCGAGGATTACGCCAGGGTGACCCATTGTCACCGCTGCTGTTTTTAATTGCCATTCATCCCTTGCAAAGACTGCTCCAGCTGGCGACGGATAGAGGGATTCTTAGCAAAATGAGAGGACGAACACCAGCCATTCGAATCTCAATGTACGCCGAGGACGCGGCACTCTTCATCAAACCGGCAAAACTAGAGGTGACCGCATTAGCTGACCTCCTCACCCTGTTCGGTCAAGCTACTGGGCTAAAcacaaatttccaaaaatcCACGGTAGTTCCAATCTGTTGCTCAGCATACGACGTCGACGACACCACCTCAGACTTACCGGCAAAAAAGACTCATTTCCTGATTAAGTACCTCGGCCTGCCACTGACCACGACATGACTTCGCCGGGTTGACTTTCAACCCCTGGTGGATAAGACCTGGCAACAACACTGGCCGTTTGCTGTTCGCAGCGGCAACCACGATCACCGTTGGTAGTGGTGCGAGAATCTCCTTCTGGGATAGCGCCTGGCTGAATGGTCTTAGGCCAAGGGAGTGGCTCCTTCCGTCTACAAAATCTCCCATGAAGAGAAACAGAACGTTAAATGAGACCCTCCACCGGAATGCGTGGATCAGAGACCTCAACCTTCAACATCCAACTTTCAGTGGCAGCTTATTCACTGAATATATGCAGCTCTGGGCTTTGGTGCAGCAGACTAACCTGAGACAGGATACCCAGAATGAGATTGAGTGGAAGCTCACCAAATCAAAATACTCCGCGAGCTCAGCTTATCATGCGCAATTTTTGGGAGCCACCAGTACAAATTTTAACAAGATTATTTGGTCGGGTTTGGGCCCCTCCCAAGTGTAGTTTTT harbors:
- the LOC117842326 gene encoding uncharacterized protein, which codes for MGAEDMEREMIAEVEEEEEVACECCGFTEECTAPYIAGVRARYGGRWICGLCGDAVGEELGRATPPISPAEALDRHACVCRRGSAPPSPAGSPDDLIAALRLLLRRRLGSPPHPPAPRRARSTPSSPRRDPLPTIASSVAAVATAGGAGSSLARTGSCFAALVE